From a single Pelodiscus sinensis isolate JC-2024 chromosome 4, ASM4963464v1, whole genome shotgun sequence genomic region:
- the LYVE1 gene encoding lymphatic vessel endothelial hyaluronic acid receptor 1, whose translation MGTYSGFTLVLLSIWIMKFIVQGSFDVKDLTIQECRFAGITLISHPKKLNFSEAESACRQLGLQLASKSQVEKAWTNGFETCSFGWVADKWFVIPRVNPNPKCGKNKTGVVDWKVNLSNKNNGYCFNSSDIWINSCIPETNTTLLPSTPSEINASTTASSQGSTEIPNATESPKTKIPLKNFRLKCVTETILPTIQTTVESQEELTLLNGNQAAFRNDSVEFGEIPIALLVLALIFFIASAVLAVCYIKKYKKTFPLSNKQQREMTEPKVIKEAKSCDKAPEKEPRNNGKKAEEPQAKPEATVKCMEAEV comes from the exons ATGGGAACTTATTCTGGTTTTACCCTGGTTTTGTTGTCAATCTGGATAATGAAATTCATAGTGCAAGGCTCTTTCGATGTGAAAG ACCTGACCATTCAGGAATGCAGATTTGCAGGCATAACCCTAATATCTCATCCAAAAAAACTGAATTTCTCAGAAGCAGAAAGTGCATGTAGACAGCTGGGGTTACAGCTGGCAAGCAAATCCCAGGTTGAGAAGGCCTGGACCAATGGCTTTGAAACATGCAG CTTTGGATGGGTGGCTGATAAGTGGTTTGTCATTCCTCGTGTAAACCCAAATCCAAAATGTGGTAAGAACAAAACTGGAGTGGTAGATTGGAAAGTCAATCTCAGCAACAAGAATAATGGTTACTGCTTCAATTCTTCAG ATATTTGGATTAATTCATGCATACCAGAAACAAATACAACCTTGTTACCTTCAACACCTTCAGAAATAAATGCATCTACAACAGCTTCATCTCAGGGCAGCACTGAGATACCTAATGCTACTGAGTCACCAAAAACCAAAATACCGCTGAAGAACTTCCGCTTGAAATGTGTAACAGAAACCATTTTACCAACCATACAGACTACTGTGGAAAGTCAAGAGGAGCTGACACTGCTTAATGGAAACCAAGCTGCCTTTAGAaatgatagtgttgaatttggaG AAATACCGATTGCTCTCCTTGTACTGGCACTCATCTTCTTTATAGCATCTGCTGTTCTTGCAGTCTGCTATATCAAAAA GTACAAGAAAACCTTCCCACTCTCAAACAAGCAGCAAAGAGAAATGACTGAGCCCAAAGTCATCAAAGAAGCTAAATCATGTGACAAAGCTCCTGAGAAAGAACCAAGGAATAAtgggaaaaaagcagaagagcctCAAGCCAAGCCTGAGGCCACAGTAAAATGTATGGAAGCAGAAGTCTGA